In Zingiber officinale cultivar Zhangliang chromosome 11B, Zo_v1.1, whole genome shotgun sequence, a single window of DNA contains:
- the LOC122034076 gene encoding pollen receptor-like kinase 4 produces the protein MALAGPLNLGLLSDLPGLRHLSFINNSFDGGMPDITKLPVLKSIYLSGNRFSGHLRDDLFQPMRALKKVWLSRNNFSGQIPSSLISPEKLMEVGLDGNMFEGEIPPLWQPDLHLVNVAFNDLEGPIPAGLANMSTTFFQGNKNLCGLPLAVVCSPSYSDKKQLSPVLIVGVILISIKLLLLLIMLITCLLHRLRLQKEAAEQPQSGEAETIDRLKAVGVQAGAGAAITERRHGGSKKVPKKEQGKLSFVSEERRNFDLSDLLQASAEVLGSGNFGSSYKASLIDGPAVVVKRFKEMNAVGREDFQEHIGRLGRLSHRNLLPPVAYYYLKEEKLIITDYVPGGSLAHMLHGNVGPEPPVLDWPARLRIIKGIARGLAYLSEELPTLTLPHGHLKSSNVLLDPSLEPLLTDYALAPVMNKATASQVMVAYKSPECAGHGQPSSKSDAWSFGILVLEILTGKFPATYLRDAASADLVSWVSSVVKEKPASEVFDKNMNEKQEGEMSKLLHLALACCETKVEERMELKAALEKIEELRGEENYDDVDNCVRNNIERERYSSKTVSGHELSLSR, from the exons ATGGCTCTCGCCGGCCCGCTCAACCTCGGACTCCTCTCCGACCTCCCCGGCCTCCGCCACCTCAGCTTCATCAACAACAGCTTCGACGGCGGCATGCCCGACATCACCAAGCTGCCGGTTCTCAAGTCCATATACCTGTCAGGGAACCGCTTCTCCGGCCATCTCAGGGATGATCTGTTCCAGCCGATGCGGGCGCTGAAGAAGGTGTGGCTTTCGCGCAACAACTTCTCCGGCCAGATCCCCAGTTCTCTCATCTCGCCGGAGAAGCTGATGGAGGTGGGTCTGGACGGGAACATGTTCGAGGGGGAGATTCCACCGCTGTGGCAGCCGGACCTCCACCTCGTCAATGTCGCCTTCAACGATCTCGAGGGCCCGATTCCCGCCGGTCTCGCCAACATGAGCACCACCTTTTTCCAAG GCAACAAGAATCTCTGCGGCCTTCCTCTTGCAGTTGTATGCTCGCCGTCGTACTCCGATAAGAAGCAGCTCTCCCCTGTTCTCATCGTCGGCGTCATCCTGATCTCAATTAAACTTTTGCTACTACTCATCATGCTCATCACCTGCCTCCTCCATCGCCTCCGATTGCAGAAAGAAGCCGCCGAACAGCCTCAGTCCGGCGAAGCTGAAACCATCGATCGTTTGAAAGCCGTCGGTGTGCAGGCCGGAGCGGGAGCGGCAATAACAGAGCGCCGCCATGGGGGGAGCAAGAAGGTTCCGAAGAAAGAACAGGGGAAACTGTCATTCGTCTCGGAGGAGAGGAGGAACTTCGACCTCTCGGACTTGCTCCAGGCATCCGCCGAAGTGCTCGGCAGCGGAAACTTCGGCTCCTCCTACAAGGCTTCCTTGATCGACGGCCCCGCCGTCGTCGTCAAAAGATTCAAGGAGATGAATGCGGTGGGGAGAGAAGACTTCCAAGAACACATTGGGCGGCTGGGGAGGCTGTCTCACCGTAACCTCCTTCCTCCGGTCGCCTACTACTACCTTAAGGAGGAGAAGCTGATCATCACCGACTACGTTCCCGGCGGAAGCTTGGCTCACATGCTTCACG GCAACGTCGGCCCGGAACCTCCGGTGTTGGATTGGCCGGCGCGTTTAAGGATCATCAAAGGGATAGCAAGGGGCCTGGCTTACCTCTCCGAGGAGCTCCCGACGCTGACGCTCCCCCACGGCCACCTCAAGTCCTCCAACGTGCTCCTCGACCCGTCGCTGGAGCCCTTGCTCACGGACTACGCCCTCGCGCCGGTGATGAACAAGGCCACGGCTTCCCAGGTGATGGTGGCCTACAAGTCCCCGGAGTGCGCCGGGCACGGCCAGCCCTCCAGCAAAAGCGACGCCTGGAGCTTCGGCATCCTCGTGCTCGAGATACTCACCGGCAAGTTCCCGGCCACGTACCTGAGAGACGCCGCCAGCGCCGATTTAGTCAGCTGGGTGAGCTCAGTGGTGAAGGAGAAGCCGGCCAGCGAGGTGTTCGACAAGAACATGAACGAGAAGCAAGAAGGAGAGATGTCCAAGTTGCTGCACCTTGCACTGGCCTGCTGTGAGACGAAGGTTGAAGAGAGAATGGAGTTGAAGGCTGCACTTGAAAAGATCGAAGAGTTGAGAGGAGAGGAGAATTATGATGATGTTGATAATTGTGTGAGAAACAACATTGAGAGGGAACGATATTCCTCAAAAACAGTCTCCGGCCATGAGCTTTCTTTATCTAGATAA
- the LOC122033576 gene encoding proline-rich protein PRCC-like, with product MAASACTPCLPSLSMDSLVANYASSDDDDDEDEEEQGGAEGEEQDPDVSASAVKFFRLPPSRAPSSSSVFSSSLPPPGLAFVLPPSSSSSVFSSLPPPRSLPSDIVPSHLGEVDGEEDTTPSSTSFKAPRSVFSALPPPKLPSPSLRSSSLRLGEEDDHEEEKSRVFSTGKPSSTPFASQNLKFSSIPPPKKSSSSSLFSTIPLPKSEKLGPEKSMNTSSSDLNPNRGVQFKLPPNPSALNSGKFDDEEEDVKGRSNVKDSSSSVPKASSSLSFSWLPAPKNTFGSVPSSGSASSRRSIVDTDVSADNSGGFASVHESSSVGSGDYQAYNGGWIAAPTESANDETAYMSISNNGAVGWDQTGAEGAAYSGFDDNVATSYWDPSYGGATEYGSYQGNWSESTAADTSDVPDIGKIAGKRGRNEIPTEIMEVKQDELMKNRPRQDQTKLTGIAFGPSYQPTSSGKGKPTKLHKRKHQIGSLYFDMRQKEMELAERRSRGLLTKAETQAKYGW from the exons ATGGCCGCCTCCGCGTGCACCCCTTGCCTTCCTTCCCTATCGATGGATTCCTTGGTGGCCAACTACGCTTCctccgacgacgacgacgacgaagacGAAGAGGAGCAAGGCGGAGCCGAAGGCGAGGAACAAGATCCCGATGTCTCCGCTTCCGCTGTAAAGTTTTTCCGATTACCTCCTTCCAGAGCACCCTCCTCGTCTTCCGTCTTCTCTTCGTCTCTCCCTCCTCCCGGGTTGGCCTTCGTCCTGCCTCCCTCCTCTTCGTCTTCCGTCTTCTCGTCTCTCCCTCCGCCCAGATCCCTCCCTTCGGATATTGTACCCAGTCATCTTGGCGAAGTAGATGGCGAGGAGGACACCACCCCTTCTTCTACCTCCTTCAAAGCTCCGAGATCGGTCTTTTCGGCGCTTCCTCCTCCCAAGCTCCCGTCACCCTCTTTACGTTCTAGTTCCCTCCGTCTTGGCGAAGAAGACGACCATGAGGAAGAGAAAAGCAGGGTATTTTCCACGGGAAAGCCTTCCTCTACCCCGTTCGCatctcaaaatttgaaattttcgtCAATTCCTCCGCCTAAGAAGTCGTCCTCTTCTTCATTGTTTTCTACCATTCCGCTTCCAAAGTCCGAAAAATTGGGTCCCGAAAAGTCCATGAATACCTCCTCTTCTGATCTAAACCCTAATAGGGGTGTCCAATTTAAACTCCCTCCTAACCCATCTGCGCTGAACAGTGGGAAatttgatgatgaggaggaggatgtCAAAGGGAGGAGCAACGTGAAGGACTCCTCTTCTAGTGTTCCAAAGGCCTCATCCTCGTTGTCTTTTTCATGGCTTCCTGCCCCAAAAAATACTTTCGGGTCAGTGCCTTCTTCGGGCTCAGCTTCGTCAAGGAGATCCATCGTGGACACAGATGTCAGTGCGGACAATTCTGGTGGTTTTGCCTCTGTGCACGAGAGTAGTTCTGTAGGGTCCGGGGACTATCAGGCTTACAATGGTGGTTGGATTGCTGCACCTACTGAAAGTGCCAACGATGAGACAGCATATATGAGTATTTCAAATAATGGCGCTGTTGGTTGGGATCAAACTGGGGCGGAAGGAGCAGCTTATTCAGGATTTGATGATAATGTTGCTACTTCGTATTGGGATCCAAGTTATGGAGGAGCTACTGAATATGGGAGTTACCAGGGGAATTGGTCTGAATCCACTGCTGCAGATACATCTGATGTTCCAGACATCGGGAAGATTGCTGGTAAGAGAGGGAGGAATGAGATTCCTACGGAAATTATGGAGGTGAAGCAAGATGAGTTGATGAAAAACAGACCTAGGCAGGACCAGACTAAGCTGACTGGGATAGCTTTCGGGCCATCTTACCAG CCTACTTCTTCGGGCAAGGGGAAGCCCACAAAGTTGCATAAGAGAAAGCATCAGATTGGGTCACTGTACTTCGACATGAGGCAGAAGGAAATGGAACTCGCAGAACGCCGTTCCAGGGGTCTTCTCACCAAAGCAGAAACGCAGGCCAAGTATGGTTGGTGA
- the LOC122033582 gene encoding uncharacterized protein LOC122033582 produces MRRHLLHHSHLLVSRLRPPPPRTTFTSSAQVPSLNAFLRPFSSSSDSEVATPPVPAASVAEALKGDPLVEDVSNKELKRRLELYYKDDSEEALQSVMEAILKRRLSRKHEETDDELIEELRMTPLTDVKDQEFESDFEDMHTTDEEIDNLYNAREHVEKKLMKNKHFNVNDQKWDDFVRDATEKGFLKDTKECEDILEDMVDYSKLLPDEVKQKVEAKFNELGEMCERGELETKEAYDLFKEFEDKIVAECMEKMEEEPPEEDKKVKSDDPPGEGPILRWQSRVVFGPGGDAWHPKNRKVKLSVTVKELGLSRYAFRRLCEVVGKRYHSGKDELTITSERFEHREENRKDCLRTLLALIEDAETADELVEKARHAYAKDRLKANPHFIQRLKAKTAKLQLAAPA; encoded by the exons ATGAGACGTCACCTACTCCATCACTCCCATCTTCTCGTCAGCCGCCTCCGCCCTCCGCCTCCCCGGACAACCTTCACCTCCTCGGCACAAGTCCCTTCCCTCAATGCCTTCCTCCGCCCTTTCTCCTCTTCATCCGACTCCGAGGTCGCTACTCCTCCCGTGCCAGCTGCCTCCGTGGCTGAAGCCCTCAAGGGCGATCCCCTGGTCGAGGACGTCAGCAACAAAG AGCTGAAGCGCCGGCTCGAGTTATACTATAAGGACGATAGCGAGGAGGCTCTGCAGTCGGTTATGGAGGCAATCTTGAAGCGTCGGCTGTCAAGGAAGCATGAGGAAACTGATGACGAGCTAATTGAAGAGCTACGGATGACCCCGCTCACGGATGTGAAGGATCAGGAGTTTGAATCTGATTTCGAAGATATGCACACCACGGATGAGGAAATCGACAATCTTTACAATGCCAGGGAGCATGTGGAGAAAAAGCTGATGAAAAATAAGCACTTCAATGTGAATGACCAGAAGTGGGATGACTTTGTCCGGGATGCCACTGAGAAGGGATTCCTGAAGGACACCAAAGAGTGCGAGGATATCCTGGAAGATATGGTTGACTACAGCAAGCTCCTTCCAG ATGAGGTAAAACAAAAGGTTGAGGCAAAGTTCAATGAGTTGGGTGAAATGTGTGAAAGAGGAGAACTGGAAACTAAAGAGGCCTATGATCTGTTTAAAGAGTTTGAGGATAAGATAGTTGCGGAATGTATGGAGAAAATGGAAGAAGAACCCCCTGAAGAAGATAAGAAAGTAAAATCAGATGACCCACCTGGTGAAGGACCTATTTTAAGATGGCAGTCTCGTGTTGTATTCGGTCCTGGTGGTGATGCATGGCATCCAAAAAATAGAAAAGTGAAACTTTCAGTGACTGTTAAAGAGCTGGGGCTTTCACGGTATGCTTTTCGCAGATTGTGTGAAGTAGTTGGAAAAAGGTATCATTCGGGTAAAGACGAGCTAACAATTACTAGTGAAAG GTTTGAACACCGAGAAGAGAACAGGAAAGATTGCCTTCGGACACTGCTAGCGTTGATAGAAGATGCAGAGACAGCGGATGAGTTGGTAGAAAAGGCTCGGCATGCTTACGCCAAGGATAGACTGAAAGCCAATCCTCACTTTATTCAGAGGTTGAAAGCCAAGACTGCAAAATTACAATTAGCTGCACCTGCATAA